A single window of Treponema denticola ATCC 35405 DNA harbors:
- the mnmG gene encoding tRNA uridine-5-carboxymethylaminomethyl(34) synthesis enzyme MnmG gives MYRFSDYDVIVVGAGHAGIEAALASARMGEAVLLITQTLDSAGRLSCNPSIGGISKGNIVREIDALGGEMGKLADASMIQYRLLNKSRGPAVQAPRVQADKFLYSQLAKHAIELEKNLHVFQDTVIDIVSSNTNESGYVEKGSVQYVKTERGREFSAKAVVLATGTFMEGKIYIGEYESPDGRLGERAAIGLGPALAKKGFTVGRLKTGTPMRILRRSFDSSLTEEQEADEIMRPFSFSNAEIHRPYAKCYITHTNQETHDIIRENLHRAALFSGKITGTGARYCPSIEDKIKKFPERDRHHVYIEPEGLNTEELYINGLSSSLPEDVQDRMIRTIPCFKDVIITRPAYAVDYAYVSPIQLSSDLQTRRIEGLFLAGQINGTSGYEEAGGQGIIAGINAALFSRSLKFKDEKYVPFVLKRDEAYIGVMIDDLVTQGVDEPYRMFTARAEYRLNLRHDTADERLTERAYQIGLQTKEASNRLKEKLLTREKIISLWKDIKITRDLIAKNPELKNHIGKSLADALHDPQVSLECICAIDENSKDYSAELLESAELEIRYEHYIAVQNRKIAKVKRMENTKIPADFDYDAVSGLSTESRTRLKEVRPETIGQASRIRGIRPSDIMLLSILL, from the coding sequence ATGTATAGATTTTCCGATTATGATGTAATAGTCGTAGGAGCAGGACATGCAGGCATTGAAGCCGCCCTAGCTTCCGCCAGAATGGGGGAAGCTGTCCTCTTGATTACCCAGACTCTCGACAGCGCGGGCCGCCTTTCATGCAATCCTTCGATAGGCGGCATCTCCAAGGGAAACATAGTCCGCGAGATAGATGCCCTCGGCGGCGAAATGGGGAAGCTCGCAGATGCCTCGATGATTCAGTACAGGCTCTTAAACAAGAGCCGAGGGCCGGCAGTTCAGGCGCCAAGGGTTCAAGCCGACAAATTCCTTTATTCTCAACTGGCAAAGCACGCAATAGAGCTTGAAAAGAACCTCCATGTTTTTCAGGACACCGTTATCGATATAGTTTCTTCAAACACAAATGAGTCGGGCTATGTAGAAAAGGGAAGTGTTCAATATGTAAAAACGGAAAGAGGAAGAGAATTTTCGGCTAAGGCAGTAGTCCTTGCAACCGGTACCTTTATGGAAGGCAAGATTTACATAGGCGAATACGAATCTCCCGACGGAAGGCTTGGCGAAAGAGCTGCCATAGGTCTCGGCCCCGCCCTTGCAAAGAAAGGCTTTACCGTGGGCAGGCTTAAAACTGGAACGCCCATGCGTATCCTCCGCCGCTCCTTTGATTCTTCCCTTACCGAAGAGCAGGAAGCCGATGAGATTATGCGGCCATTTTCTTTTTCAAATGCGGAAATACACAGGCCTTATGCAAAATGCTATATAACTCATACCAATCAGGAAACCCACGATATAATAAGAGAGAACCTTCACAGGGCAGCCCTTTTTTCGGGCAAAATCACAGGGACGGGAGCCCGCTACTGTCCCTCCATCGAAGATAAGATTAAAAAATTCCCCGAAAGGGACCGCCACCATGTCTACATAGAACCGGAAGGCTTAAACACGGAAGAGCTTTATATAAACGGGCTTTCTTCCTCGCTTCCAGAAGACGTGCAGGACAGAATGATAAGAACCATCCCCTGCTTTAAGGATGTAATAATTACCCGTCCCGCCTATGCCGTAGACTATGCCTATGTTTCGCCGATCCAGCTTTCATCGGATCTGCAGACACGGCGGATTGAAGGCCTCTTTTTGGCAGGACAGATAAACGGAACTTCAGGCTATGAAGAAGCCGGAGGCCAAGGCATAATAGCCGGTATAAACGCAGCCCTTTTTTCGCGCTCTCTAAAATTTAAAGACGAAAAATATGTTCCATTTGTGCTAAAGAGGGATGAGGCCTACATAGGCGTTATGATAGACGACCTTGTAACTCAGGGAGTGGATGAGCCTTACCGAATGTTTACGGCCCGTGCAGAGTACAGACTGAACCTGAGGCATGACACGGCCGATGAAAGGCTTACGGAAAGGGCTTATCAGATAGGCCTTCAAACCAAGGAGGCTTCAAACCGCCTAAAGGAAAAACTTTTAACCAGAGAAAAAATAATATCGCTATGGAAGGATATAAAGATTACGAGGGACCTCATTGCAAAAAATCCCGAACTTAAAAACCATATCGGGAAGAGTCTTGCCGATGCCCTCCATGACCCTCAGGTTTCCCTTGAATGTATATGTGCAATAGATGAAAATTCTAAGGATTACAGTGCAGAACTTTTAGAATCGGCCGAGCTTGAAATAAGGTATGAACACTACATAGCCGTTCAAAACAGGAAGATAGCCAAGGTGAAACGTATGGAAAACACTAAAATCCCTGCTGACTTTGACTATGATGCCGTTTCGGGTCTCTCTACCGAATCGCGAACCCGCCTAAAAGAAGTACGCCCCGAAACCATAGGTCAAGCAAGCCGAATTAGGGGGATTAGGCCTTCGGATATTATGTTACTATCCATACTCTTATAA
- a CDS encoding M18 family aminopeptidase, which yields MKKAEALMKFIDKSPSVYHAIKNAGEFLEAKGFVHLNREDTFELKPQGRYFVTNNGSALIAWQMPKSGNAENGFRIVGSHSDSPTFRIKPNPEIKVNNHYLKLNTEGYGGVILSTWFDRPLSAAGRVIIKTGDLLKPEVKLINFDKNLLTIPSLAIHMNREINDGYKFNKQKDTLPLIALINEKLEEKGFLMNLIAEEAGVTVDKILDFDLYLYDRQPGCFIGANDEFFSVGRIDNLGMACASIDALGDALPSNFVQVAAIFDNEEVGSRTAQGAGSPFLHDTLQRIIVSTSKGNAFEELQKALAKSFLISADQAHALHPNYTEKNDITNFPLMNKGPAIKVAASMSYTTDGISAAIFRDICARAKVPCQNFVNRSDMAGGSTIGPISVSNLNIKSVDIGNPILGMHSVRELGGTEDQEYITKAFAEFYK from the coding sequence ATGAAAAAAGCGGAAGCATTGATGAAGTTCATCGACAAAAGCCCATCGGTTTACCATGCAATAAAAAATGCAGGCGAATTTTTAGAAGCAAAGGGCTTTGTTCATTTAAACAGAGAAGACACATTTGAGTTAAAGCCTCAAGGAAGATATTTTGTAACAAATAATGGAAGCGCTTTAATAGCATGGCAAATGCCTAAATCGGGCAATGCCGAAAACGGCTTTAGGATTGTAGGAAGCCACAGCGATTCTCCTACTTTCCGCATAAAACCCAATCCCGAAATTAAAGTAAACAATCACTATTTAAAACTAAACACCGAAGGTTACGGAGGGGTAATCCTTTCAACATGGTTTGACAGACCCCTTTCGGCTGCAGGAAGGGTTATCATAAAAACCGGCGATCTTTTAAAACCTGAAGTAAAACTTATCAACTTCGATAAAAACCTTTTAACAATTCCGAGCCTTGCCATTCACATGAATAGGGAGATAAACGACGGCTATAAATTCAACAAGCAAAAAGATACCCTCCCTCTAATCGCTTTAATAAACGAAAAACTTGAAGAAAAGGGCTTTTTGATGAACCTTATCGCCGAAGAAGCCGGAGTAACGGTTGATAAGATTTTGGACTTTGACCTCTACCTCTATGACAGACAGCCCGGCTGCTTTATCGGAGCAAACGATGAGTTCTTTTCTGTAGGAAGAATAGATAACCTTGGAATGGCCTGTGCATCCATCGATGCCCTAGGCGATGCCCTCCCTTCAAATTTTGTGCAGGTTGCCGCTATCTTTGACAACGAAGAAGTCGGCTCAAGGACAGCCCAAGGAGCGGGCAGCCCCTTCCTCCACGATACCTTGCAAAGAATAATCGTAAGCACCTCAAAGGGAAATGCTTTTGAAGAATTGCAAAAAGCCTTGGCTAAATCCTTTTTAATCTCTGCGGATCAGGCACATGCCCTTCATCCCAACTATACGGAAAAAAACGATATTACAAACTTCCCGCTTATGAACAAGGGACCCGCAATTAAGGTAGCCGCTTCTATGAGCTATACTACAGACGGTATATCGGCTGCAATCTTTAGGGATATCTGTGCAAGGGCGAAAGTTCCATGCCAAAACTTCGTAAACCGCTCCGATATGGCCGGCGGCTCGACGATAGGCCCGATTTCCGTTTCTAACCTTAACATAAAGAGTGTCGATATAGGAAACCCCATATTGGGTATGCATTCGGTGCGGGAATTGGGAGGCACCGAAGATCAGGAATATATTACAAAGGCCTTTGCAGAATTTTACAAATAA
- a CDS encoding formylglycine-generating enzyme family protein — protein MKKTLVIFLAVLLVSVLSCTNPFLKKMLVEDDTVKPDLGSFEDAGDFVKIIPPANGIAGVEPDPATLPGNEAKWKGVFIAGRKVKLSPYKLGKTEVTYKLWKEVYDWATGKGYQFAHPGTKGSSGTGNDKEQPVTKVSWRDCIVWCNAYTEMKMDENECVYRKSDSTVLKDSRDSAGAACDAAYADMKKRGFRLPTEAEWEYAARWQGSVETNAVQYGDVWLTKLYSASGATDKWDTAETGEVAWYSGNSGSKTNPVGKKRKNALGLHDMSGNVLELCFDWYASIVAGEVSDPQGATSGPGRVVRGGRWNCEAKFCTVGLRNYSTPYGKGDALGFRVACRP, from the coding sequence ATGAAAAAGACTTTAGTTATATTTTTAGCGGTACTTTTGGTATCGGTTTTATCTTGTACAAACCCTTTTTTAAAAAAGATGTTGGTTGAGGATGATACAGTAAAGCCCGATCTAGGCTCTTTTGAAGATGCAGGCGACTTTGTAAAAATAATCCCGCCTGCAAACGGCATCGCAGGCGTTGAGCCTGACCCCGCTACCTTACCCGGAAATGAAGCTAAGTGGAAGGGCGTATTTATTGCCGGCCGCAAAGTAAAATTAAGCCCCTACAAGCTGGGCAAGACAGAGGTAACCTATAAACTTTGGAAAGAAGTCTATGATTGGGCTACTGGAAAAGGGTATCAGTTTGCTCATCCGGGGACAAAAGGCAGTTCCGGAACCGGAAATGACAAAGAACAACCTGTAACTAAAGTAAGCTGGCGGGACTGCATTGTGTGGTGTAATGCTTATACGGAAATGAAGATGGATGAAAATGAATGCGTATACCGCAAAAGCGATTCTACCGTATTAAAAGACTCAAGGGACTCAGCCGGGGCTGCTTGCGATGCTGCCTATGCCGATATGAAGAAAAGAGGCTTTCGCCTTCCAACCGAAGCCGAATGGGAGTATGCTGCCCGCTGGCAGGGAAGTGTAGAAACAAATGCGGTTCAATACGGCGATGTATGGCTGACCAAACTGTACAGTGCAAGCGGAGCAACAGACAAGTGGGACACGGCTGAAACGGGAGAGGTTGCATGGTATTCTGGTAATTCAGGTAGTAAAACCAATCCTGTAGGAAAAAAACGGAAGAATGCTCTCGGTTTACATGACATGTCAGGAAATGTCTTGGAATTGTGTTTTGATTGGTATGCCAGCATAGTAGCAGGAGAGGTTTCTGATCCTCAAGGTGCTACGTCGGGCCCCGGCCGTGTTGTACGCGGCGGCCGTTGGAACTGTGAGGCGAAGTTCTGCACTGTAGGTCTTCGAAACTACAGCACCCCTTATGGGAAGGGCGACGCTCTCGGCTTCCGTGTGGCTTGCCGGCCGTGA
- a CDS encoding electron transport complex protein RnfA: MPETLSIFLSAILVKNVVLMRFLALCPFIGMSSDVKKSVGMGWAVLFVTLLATAVTYPIYNYVLIGNLEFLQTLIFILVIASLVQLVEFYLKKAAPALYSSMGVYLALITTNCAILAVTIDAIDEGYTFVQALVHAAGSAFGFMISLLLLAGLRQRIDNAPVPKFLKGTPILFIAAALLSMAFEGFKGLI, from the coding sequence ATGCCCGAAACACTTAGTATTTTTCTTTCTGCAATCCTTGTAAAAAACGTAGTTTTAATGCGCTTTTTAGCCCTTTGCCCCTTTATAGGAATGTCCTCCGACGTAAAAAAATCGGTAGGCATGGGCTGGGCCGTACTCTTCGTTACTCTTTTGGCCACAGCCGTAACCTATCCCATATACAATTACGTATTGATAGGAAACCTCGAATTCCTTCAGACCCTTATCTTTATCTTGGTAATTGCAAGCTTGGTTCAGCTGGTAGAATTCTATCTAAAAAAAGCGGCTCCTGCCCTTTACAGCTCGATGGGGGTTTATTTGGCCCTGATTACGACAAACTGTGCAATCCTTGCAGTTACAATCGATGCCATTGATGAAGGCTATACCTTTGTACAAGCCCTTGTTCATGCTGCAGGTTCAGCTTTCGGCTTTATGATTTCGCTCTTGCTTTTGGCAGGCTTAAGACAAAGAATAGATAATGCCCCTGTTCCGAAATTCTTAAAAGGAACGCCCATTCTCTTTATTGCTGCAGCCCTTCTATCCATGGCATTTGAAGGTTTCAAAGGACTGATTTAA
- the rsxE gene encoding electron transport complex subunit RsxE → MKNLSIFTNGIIRNNPLLVLMIGLCSSLAVTTNILNGLGMGLAMTFVIVMSELIISIFRKLIPQDIRIPVFIIVIASFTTIVDLLMQAYTPALADAMGLFIKLIVVNCIIMGRVESFASKESPGKSVLDALGMGVGYTIVLVLISAIREILGSGSLAGNVFIPEAYHIRFFANAPGGFFVFGIMISINLFAKKLLERPKKKIQSSPAPQTEPEAKKEEE, encoded by the coding sequence ATGAAAAATTTAAGCATTTTCACAAACGGAATTATCCGAAACAATCCCCTTTTGGTTTTAATGATAGGCCTCTGTTCTTCTCTGGCTGTTACAACAAATATCCTAAACGGCCTTGGAATGGGACTTGCAATGACCTTTGTTATCGTTATGAGCGAGTTAATCATAAGTATTTTTAGAAAACTAATTCCTCAGGACATAAGAATTCCGGTTTTTATCATAGTAATAGCCTCTTTTACGACCATTGTAGACCTATTGATGCAGGCCTATACCCCTGCCCTAGCGGATGCAATGGGACTTTTTATTAAGCTGATCGTTGTAAACTGTATTATTATGGGAAGAGTCGAATCCTTTGCTTCAAAAGAAAGCCCCGGAAAATCCGTTTTAGACGCTCTGGGAATGGGAGTCGGCTATACGATAGTTCTTGTGCTTATTTCGGCTATAAGAGAAATCTTAGGCTCGGGATCCTTGGCTGGAAACGTCTTTATACCCGAAGCCTATCATATACGCTTTTTTGCAAATGCACCCGGCGGCTTTTTTGTATTCGGTATTATGATTTCGATAAACCTCTTTGCAAAAAAGCTTTTAGAAAGACCTAAGAAAAAAATTCAAAGTTCGCCTGCTCCGCAAACCGAGCCGGAAGCTAAAAAAGAGGAGGAGTAA
- a CDS encoding FMN-binding protein gives MKQMIKLALTLSAYAVIACLALAAVYNFTAPRIAEVKIEKTNRALKAVFPEAEDFKEISAEIPEGLNKTTFLNAYTAIKNGKTVGLTITAKGPTYASATILIAMDLNKTIRKIEFLELTDTPSLGSKAADEPFAGQFNGKALDSAFEVNADINAIGGATITSRGVAAIVKDASVTAIEYMAKNNLEEGK, from the coding sequence ATGAAACAGATGATAAAGTTAGCCCTTACCCTTTCAGCCTATGCGGTTATAGCATGTTTAGCCCTTGCGGCAGTTTACAACTTTACGGCTCCGCGAATTGCTGAAGTAAAGATAGAAAAGACAAACAGGGCATTAAAAGCCGTTTTTCCTGAAGCTGAAGACTTTAAAGAAATAAGCGCGGAAATCCCCGAAGGCTTAAATAAAACCACGTTTTTAAATGCTTATACGGCAATAAAAAACGGAAAAACCGTAGGCCTTACCATAACCGCTAAGGGGCCCACCTATGCAAGTGCAACCATATTGATAGCCATGGACCTAAACAAGACAATACGCAAGATAGAATTCTTAGAGCTTACCGATACACCCAGCTTAGGAAGCAAGGCTGCGGACGAGCCCTTTGCCGGACAGTTTAACGGAAAGGCTCTTGATTCGGCCTTTGAAGTAAATGCCGATATAAATGCAATCGGAGGAGCTACAATAACCTCGAGGGGTGTTGCAGCCATCGTGAAAGATGCTTCCGTTACGGCAATAGAATATATGGCCAAAAATAACTTGGAGGAGGGAAAATAA
- a CDS encoding RnfABCDGE type electron transport complex subunit D — protein sequence MAESDKNEIFMSPAPHVVTPVKTQTLMLDVIIALLPLTAYGIYLFSIPALVRIIVSVLCCVGFESLFRKICRLDIRVKDLSAVITGLLLALVIPPNLPIWMLILGCFFAIVVAKEFFGGLGANVFNPALVGRAFMFASFSGAMTSWIQPGNSIFDAVSTATPLKLINAKEGIALSASEIAKTLNLSSSTDLYTQLILGNHAGCIGETSILLILLGFAYLLFKKVIDWKTPVTMMLTAVVITSIAGINPILTLTSGGLAFGAVFMATDYVTSPVTPKGKLLFGAGCGLITGLIRLFSGMPEGVMYSILIMNAVVPFLNKIIPVKYGYVKPPKKNKEAAK from the coding sequence ATGGCAGAATCCGATAAAAACGAAATTTTTATGTCTCCGGCTCCCCATGTTGTAACACCGGTCAAGACTCAAACCTTAATGCTGGATGTAATTATAGCCCTGCTGCCTTTAACAGCCTATGGAATCTATCTTTTTTCGATACCTGCATTAGTTAGAATCATAGTTTCGGTTCTTTGCTGTGTAGGATTTGAAAGCTTATTTAGAAAAATATGCAGGCTGGATATAAGAGTAAAAGACCTTTCAGCCGTTATTACAGGCCTTCTGCTTGCCCTTGTAATTCCGCCGAATCTTCCGATATGGATGCTTATCCTAGGCTGTTTTTTTGCAATAGTTGTAGCCAAGGAATTTTTCGGGGGACTTGGTGCAAACGTATTTAACCCTGCCTTGGTAGGAAGAGCCTTTATGTTTGCAAGCTTTTCGGGAGCAATGACAAGCTGGATACAACCCGGGAACTCCATCTTTGATGCAGTGAGCACGGCAACACCTTTAAAGCTCATAAACGCAAAAGAAGGCATTGCACTGAGTGCATCCGAAATAGCCAAAACTTTAAATTTGAGTTCAAGCACTGACCTTTATACTCAGCTTATTTTGGGAAACCATGCGGGCTGTATAGGCGAAACAAGCATACTCCTAATTCTTTTAGGTTTTGCATATCTCCTCTTTAAAAAGGTCATCGACTGGAAAACGCCCGTTACTATGATGTTAACAGCAGTCGTAATTACCTCAATCGCAGGTATAAACCCTATTTTAACCCTGACTTCGGGAGGTTTAGCCTTCGGAGCCGTCTTTATGGCAACCGATTATGTAACAAGCCCCGTAACTCCAAAAGGTAAACTCCTTTTCGGTGCAGGCTGCGGCCTTATAACCGGCCTTATCCGCTTATTTTCAGGTATGCCCGAAGGTGTTATGTACAGTATTCTTATAATGAATGCCGTAGTTCCGTTTTTAAACAAAATTATACCCGTAAAATACGGCTATGTAAAACCGCCCAAAAAGAACAAGGAGGCTGCAAAATGA
- the rsxC gene encoding electron transport complex subunit RsxC codes for MGIKSFKGGVHPPERKAVSPSDSVIRVLPSNKSVWIPITQGGMPNTPLVSVGDLVARGQKIAETDKFMSAPVHSSVSGKVKKIEPHLVTGNTENLCFLIEIDEENREEFMPPLDPFTCTKEEALKRVRDAGITGMGGASFPTHVKLSPPPDAKIEYVIANGAECEPYLCTDAATIFSDSDSIVDGLAITMRIVGAKQGIIALEDNKKDLVPVLEKAISKIKANPIAAGAYDISVQLCKTKYPQGGEKTLTDAVVNREIPSGGLPFQIGCVIQNVGTLKAISEAFRLGKPLIDRALTIGGGACEKPLNVIAPIGTCVGDLIPSVVSLKPGVVKIISGGPMMGFAMKNADFPIQKNTSGVLFLTKEEISLEEESPCIGCGKCIDVCSCHLSPVLIVRALNAGNTEEAIRCGLLDCVECGTCAYTCPARIKLVQRVKIGKQIAREEKQKRDAKAAAKAAAAEKKAAEAQKQEPEAKKTEEGGK; via the coding sequence ATGGGTATAAAATCATTTAAAGGCGGAGTGCATCCGCCCGAGCGAAAGGCGGTCTCACCTAGCGACAGCGTCATTAGGGTATTACCGTCAAATAAATCAGTTTGGATTCCTATTACGCAGGGAGGCATGCCTAATACACCTCTTGTAAGCGTAGGGGATTTGGTTGCCAGAGGGCAAAAGATAGCCGAAACCGATAAATTTATGTCGGCTCCCGTCCATTCCTCCGTTTCAGGAAAGGTAAAAAAGATAGAACCTCATCTTGTAACCGGAAATACGGAAAATCTTTGTTTTTTAATCGAAATAGATGAAGAAAATAGGGAAGAATTTATGCCTCCCCTTGACCCTTTTACATGCACAAAGGAAGAAGCTCTTAAAAGAGTACGGGATGCAGGCATTACGGGCATGGGAGGAGCATCATTTCCTACTCATGTAAAATTAAGCCCTCCTCCCGATGCAAAAATCGAGTATGTAATAGCAAACGGAGCGGAATGTGAACCCTATCTTTGCACGGATGCCGCTACGATTTTTAGCGATTCGGATAGCATTGTAGACGGACTTGCAATAACTATGCGTATAGTAGGCGCAAAACAAGGAATTATAGCCCTTGAAGACAATAAAAAAGATTTGGTTCCGGTTTTGGAAAAGGCTATTTCAAAAATTAAAGCAAATCCGATTGCCGCAGGTGCTTACGATATAAGCGTTCAACTTTGTAAAACAAAATATCCGCAGGGCGGAGAAAAAACTCTTACGGATGCAGTCGTAAACAGGGAAATCCCTTCAGGAGGCCTTCCCTTCCAAATAGGCTGCGTTATCCAAAACGTAGGAACCTTAAAAGCGATATCCGAAGCCTTCCGTTTGGGTAAACCCCTTATCGACAGAGCCTTAACCATAGGCGGCGGGGCCTGCGAAAAGCCCTTAAACGTAATAGCCCCTATAGGAACCTGCGTCGGGGACCTTATTCCAAGCGTAGTTTCCCTTAAACCGGGAGTCGTAAAAATAATCTCAGGCGGCCCGATGATGGGCTTTGCCATGAAAAATGCAGACTTCCCTATTCAAAAAAATACCTCAGGTGTACTTTTTTTAACAAAGGAAGAAATTTCCTTAGAAGAAGAAAGCCCATGTATAGGTTGCGGTAAGTGTATTGACGTATGCAGCTGTCACCTTTCTCCCGTTTTAATCGTTAGAGCATTAAATGCCGGAAATACCGAAGAAGCTATCCGCTGCGGTCTTTTAGACTGTGTAGAATGCGGAACCTGCGCTTATACCTGCCCTGCCCGCATTAAACTCGTTCAAAGAGTTAAGATTGGTAAGCAGATAGCAAGGGAAGAAAAGCAAAAAAGAGATGCCAAAGCTGCAGCGAAGGCCGCAGCAGCAGAAAAAAAAGCAGCTGAAGCTCAAAAACAAGAGCCTGAGGCTAAAAAAACCGAAGAAGGAGGCAAATAA